One genomic segment of Cottoperca gobio chromosome 21, fCotGob3.1, whole genome shotgun sequence includes these proteins:
- the mettl8 gene encoding tRNA N(3)-cytidine methyltransferase METTL8, mitochondrial has translation MHTLRNFSVAKLAKVFSRLSSRPKSTGGRPSAPLGSRILTNPDDIFKHNMWDHVQWTEEDKENAQQKAKENSCVQIPLEDQGTFDTEACQYWDKFYEMHQDKFFKDRKWLFSEFPELLPSGAKSQATNGCLGDQQDLYPQPAGSSTDTETRHQQHNGSTHHHRKTDASNHQTESCQEAALEKHEAASQSVPFPGQHSSFRILEVGCGVGNSVFPIVNSIKETDTFLYCCDFSACAVQLVKDHPDYDDSVCHAFVHDICEETASFPFPPQSLDVILAVFVLSSIHPERMQGIVNRLSTCLKHGGIFLFRDYGRYDFSQLRFKKGRCLSENFYTRGDGTCVYFFTKEEVHDLFSNAGLEEIQNLEDRRIQVNRGKKVAMHRVWMQSKYRKLCPPPSS, from the exons ATGCATACACTACGGAACTTCTCTGTAGCCAAATTGGCTAAAGTTTTCAGCAGATTGTCGTCAAGACCAAAGAGCACAGGAGGAAGACCTTCAGCTCCACTGGGTTCACGGATTCTGACCAATCCTGATGACATctttaaacacaacatgtg GGATCATGTGCAATGGACAGAAGAGGATAAAGAAAACGCACAGCAGAAGGCAAAAGAAAATTCCTGTGTACAAATTCCTTTAGAGGATCAAG GTACATTTGACACAGAGGCTTGTCAATACTGGGACAAGTTTTACGAGATGCACCAGGATAAATTCTTTAAAGATCGCAAGTGGCTGTTTTCAGAGTTCCCAGAACTGCTTCCTTCAGGTGCAAAAAGTCAAGCCACAAACGGGTGTCTGGGTGATCAGCAAGATTTATATCCACAACCTGCTGGATCCAGCACAGACACCGAGACCAGACACCAGCAACACAACGGCTCCACACACCATCACAGAAAGACAGACGCCTCCAATCATCAGACAGAGTCCTGTCAAGAAGCAGCACTTGAAAAACATGAAGCTGCCTCACAGTCTGTTCCTTTCCCTGGCCAGCATTCATCGTTCAGGATCTTGGAG GTTGGATGTGGGGTGGGCAACAGTGTATTTCCCATCGTTAATTCCATAAA AGAAACGGACACATTTTTATACTGTTGTGACTTCTCCGCATGCGCCGTACAGCTGGTCAAG GACCATCCAGACTACGATGACTCTGTGTGTCATGCCTTTGTCCATGACATTTGTGAGGAGACGGCCTCCTTTCCCTTTCCTCCTCAGAGCCTGGATGTTATTCTCGCAGTCTTTGTGCTCTCCTCGATTCATCCGGAGCG AATGCAAGGAATTGTGAACAGACTGTCTACATGCCTGAAACATGGAGGCATATTCCTCTTTCGTGATTATGGGAGATACGACTTCTCACAACTCAGGTTTAAGAAGG GACGGTGCTTATCAGAGAATTTCTATACACGTGGAGATGGAACCTGCGTGTACTTTTTCACTAAAG AAGAGGttcatgatttattttccaATGCTGGACTGGAAGAAATTCAGAATTTGGAGGACAGAAGAATCCAAGTGAACAGAGGAAAGAAAGTTGCAATGCACCGGGTTTGGATGCAGAGCAAGTACAGGAAATTATGTCCACCTCCATCATCTTAA